One genomic region from Microcoleus sp. FACHB-672 encodes:
- a CDS encoding MFS transporter, with protein sequence MKSLKILLPKSQPTNPNPQPSMLRDRRLLLLLAAGSLTTMAGGVVAPVLPEVVQQLQLNPVLAGNLVSMHCLTIALFSPFLGILADRFSRLKVLVPSLILYAIFGVAGALMSNFWPLLATRALLGAASGGIAAASLGLLGSLYEEPERSQAIGYATSTLTLTGILFPLLGGWVGASHWQFAFYLYAVGLPLALLALFFLPEKQQQPGKGLALDGKQLSALLKRSQTLRLLLTLSLASGIMYAFLIYVPQYLKQTLAAGTVVNGIVLASTAIGAALISALGSSRISQKWGLDRAIALGFGLMAAMLVAIAQLDTLSAIVPAAVFFGVGFGLALPSLYAALANLAPSTMRSSLLAAGTGAGFLGQFLSPVFLGPVLGAGGITAVFYAAAIVAMVAGLLLVAPSR encoded by the coding sequence GTGAAAAGCTTGAAGATTTTACTCCCCAAATCCCAACCAACTAACCCTAACCCACAACCCTCAATGTTGCGAGATCGCCGGCTGCTGTTATTGCTGGCGGCGGGTTCTCTCACCACGATGGCCGGGGGAGTTGTTGCGCCGGTGCTGCCGGAGGTGGTGCAGCAACTTCAACTCAATCCAGTGCTAGCCGGCAATTTGGTCAGTATGCACTGCTTGACAATTGCCTTGTTTAGCCCATTCTTAGGAATTTTAGCGGATCGGTTCAGCCGGCTGAAAGTGCTAGTTCCCTCCCTGATTCTCTACGCGATATTTGGCGTTGCCGGCGCTCTGATGTCCAATTTTTGGCCACTCCTAGCGACACGGGCGCTGTTGGGGGCAGCCAGTGGCGGCATTGCGGCGGCAAGTCTGGGCTTGCTGGGCAGTCTGTATGAAGAACCGGAACGTTCGCAAGCGATTGGCTACGCCACCAGCACTTTAACGCTTACCGGCATTTTATTCCCACTGCTAGGCGGCTGGGTGGGCGCATCTCACTGGCAATTTGCCTTCTATCTTTACGCAGTTGGGCTGCCTCTGGCGCTGCTCGCCTTGTTTTTTCTGCCAGAAAAGCAGCAGCAGCCAGGCAAGGGGTTGGCGTTGGACGGCAAGCAGTTGAGCGCTTTGCTGAAACGCAGCCAGACTTTGCGGTTGCTGTTGACTCTCAGCCTTGCCTCGGGAATCATGTACGCTTTCTTGATCTATGTCCCCCAATATCTCAAACAAACTTTAGCCGCCGGCACCGTTGTCAATGGCATTGTCCTGGCATCCACCGCGATTGGTGCGGCGCTTATTTCTGCTTTGGGAAGCAGCCGAATTTCCCAGAAATGGGGACTTGATCGGGCCATCGCCCTAGGATTTGGGCTGATGGCTGCGATGTTGGTGGCCATCGCTCAGCTGGACACGCTCAGTGCGATTGTGCCGGCGGCGGTGTTTTTTGGGGTAGGGTTTGGTTTGGCCCTGCCGAGTCTCTATGCGGCTTTAGCAAATTTGGCCCCTTCGACGATGCGTTCTAGTTTGCTGGCTGCCGGCACGGGGGCAGGATTTTTGGGCCAGTTTCTTTCGCCAGTGTTTTTAGGGCCGGTGTTGGGTGCCGGTGGCATAACGGCTGTATTTTATGCGGCGGCGATTGTTGCAATGGTGGCTGGACTGCTACTGGTGGCTCCAAGCCGGTAA
- a CDS encoding GH3 auxin-responsive promoter family protein, translating to MPNFMLPILSAVAKRAKANFVCKTGKTDAVQEKCLRSVLLAHRDTELGRKYQLGEIKTIEQFRERIPILPYSSYEPLMERIAKGEQNILTVEPVVYLTLTSGSTGKKKLIPTTRQSQNIVRQATLTSMGFLIEALESQKLRFGKLLVTNSVQRWGRTEGGIDFGPASAGVLRMDNRLYKQFFAHPYEALQVADSPARHYICLLFALRDPLMRGMIANFPMLILRTCNYLEKFAEELIQDIEKGTISSRLELEPEIRVQLEQQWSANPNRARQLREILKSEGRLTPKLAWPDISFVANARGGTSDFYFERFPTYFENTPIFGAVFSSAEGMFSIYPDVNTDGSVLALESGFFEFIPEDQWDEEHPKTLLATEVKAGQRYRILTTNYGGFYRYDIGDVIEVVGFYETTPLIVFRYRRAGQISSTTEKTTEAHATQVMKALQQEFRIPLEDFCITLSDNDFPARYLINIELAAGYQLDNPQAFLQTCDRKLQEVNTHYEISRKDPIPPPRLRILAPGSFGIVRQRQIEKGIPDSQLKFPHISEDRQFLAGLVIEREIQMSEDN from the coding sequence ATGCCAAACTTTATGTTGCCCATTCTCAGTGCTGTGGCTAAACGTGCCAAAGCAAATTTTGTTTGCAAAACCGGCAAGACGGATGCCGTGCAGGAGAAATGCTTACGATCTGTGCTATTAGCGCATCGAGATACAGAACTGGGTCGAAAATATCAATTGGGAGAGATCAAAACTATCGAGCAATTTCGAGAGCGCATCCCAATTTTACCTTATAGCAGCTATGAACCACTAATGGAGCGGATTGCTAAAGGTGAGCAAAATATTTTGACCGTTGAACCCGTCGTTTATTTAACACTGACTAGCGGTTCCACCGGCAAGAAAAAACTCATCCCAACAACCCGCCAATCACAAAACATTGTCCGGCAGGCAACTTTAACCAGCATGGGGTTTTTAATTGAGGCGCTAGAGTCACAAAAACTTCGCTTTGGTAAACTATTAGTCACCAACTCCGTACAACGCTGGGGACGTACCGAAGGCGGCATTGATTTTGGCCCTGCAAGTGCCGGCGTTCTGCGAATGGATAACCGGCTTTACAAACAATTTTTTGCCCACCCTTACGAAGCCTTGCAAGTTGCTGACAGTCCTGCACGCCATTATATCTGTTTGCTATTTGCCTTGCGCGATCCTTTAATGCGGGGAATGATTGCTAATTTTCCCATGCTAATCTTGCGAACTTGCAATTATTTAGAGAAGTTTGCAGAAGAACTTATCCAAGATATTGAAAAAGGAACGATATCCAGCCGGCTAGAACTTGAACCCGAAATTAGAGTGCAATTAGAACAGCAATGGTCAGCCAATCCAAATCGGGCACGTCAGCTGCGAGAAATCTTAAAATCTGAAGGCCGGCTCACTCCCAAACTTGCTTGGCCAGATATTTCTTTTGTTGCTAACGCACGAGGCGGAACCTCAGATTTTTATTTTGAGAGGTTCCCTACTTATTTTGAAAACACTCCCATTTTTGGAGCTGTTTTCTCATCAGCAGAAGGAATGTTTAGCATCTACCCAGATGTCAACACAGATGGCAGCGTTTTAGCGCTTGAAAGCGGCTTTTTTGAATTTATTCCCGAAGATCAGTGGGACGAAGAACATCCAAAAACTTTACTTGCCACAGAAGTCAAAGCCGGCCAGCGCTATCGCATACTCACAACGAACTATGGCGGCTTCTACCGATACGATATTGGCGACGTCATCGAAGTGGTGGGATTTTATGAAACGACTCCCTTAATTGTCTTTCGCTATCGACGAGCAGGGCAAATTTCCTCCACAACCGAAAAAACAACAGAAGCTCACGCCACGCAAGTGATGAAAGCCTTGCAGCAAGAATTTAGGATTCCCCTAGAAGATTTCTGCATTACATTATCTGACAACGACTTCCCAGCGCGATATTTAATTAATATCGAACTCGCTGCCGGTTATCAATTGGATAATCCTCAAGCCTTTTTACAAACTTGCGACCGCAAACTTCAAGAAGTCAATACTCACTATGAAATTTCTCGCAAAGATCCGATTCCGCCGCCAAGATTGAGAATTTTAGCACCCGGAAGCTTTGGGATCGTGCGCCAGCGTCAGATAGAAAAAGGCATTCCCGATTCCCAACTCAAATTTCCTCATATTAGTGAAGACCGGCAATTTCTTGCCGGCTTAGTCATAGAACGAGAAATCCAAATGAGCGAAGACAATTAA
- a CDS encoding sterol desaturase family protein, protein MIAIACFIIAFILASLVEYWMHRLMHASPKIGERHRDHHRRNEGQGVFWEFRDYVKGSGLVMALMFFYSIEAGIGWCLGGLAYAAFSAYAHQLQHENPKACFWMKMPVHYVHHKYNMWHHNFGLAVDWWDHVFGTYKPVEWLTEEELTQPPRNYLQMRWW, encoded by the coding sequence ATGATCGCAATCGCCTGTTTTATCATTGCCTTTATTTTGGCAAGTTTAGTTGAATACTGGATGCACCGCTTAATGCACGCCTCGCCCAAAATTGGCGAACGTCACCGAGATCACCACCGGCGCAACGAAGGCCAAGGGGTGTTCTGGGAATTTCGGGACTATGTTAAGGGTAGTGGCCTAGTGATGGCCCTGATGTTTTTTTACTCCATAGAAGCCGGTATTGGTTGGTGTCTGGGCGGATTGGCCTATGCAGCCTTTTCAGCTTATGCCCACCAACTACAGCACGAAAACCCAAAAGCGTGCTTTTGGATGAAGATGCCGGTTCACTATGTCCACCACAAATACAATATGTGGCACCACAACTTCGGTCTAGCAGTTGACTGGTGGGATCATGTCTTTGGCACCTACAAGCCGGTGGAATGGCTGACGGAAGAGGAACTCACCCAACCACCGCGAAATTACCTACAGATGCGCTGGTGGTAG
- a CDS encoding Mpo1-like protein, whose translation MSYFQEAKAHFVASHQNPINQFLHHLTNILAIAAVILLFYDWRLTLLCLIFTQVFALGGHAFFEKNEPAFRKYPGITILASLSWSFEHWFGLRQLWTYFNRKPASR comes from the coding sequence GTGAGTTACTTCCAAGAAGCCAAAGCCCACTTTGTGGCCAGCCATCAAAATCCCATTAACCAATTCCTGCATCATTTAACCAACATCCTGGCAATTGCAGCGGTGATTTTGCTGTTTTATGACTGGCGTCTCACCCTTCTTTGCTTGATTTTCACCCAAGTGTTTGCCTTGGGGGGTCATGCCTTTTTTGAAAAAAACGAACCTGCTTTTAGAAAATATCCCGGCATCACCATCCTCGCTTCGCTATCGTGGTCGTTTGAACACTGGTTTGGTTTACGCCAGTTGTGGACGTACTTTAACCGTAAGCCGGCTTCCCGCTAG
- a CDS encoding amidohydrolase family protein, whose product MYDGLLVIDADAHKIENPLIMRDYLEPQYRDRLGLVVDSLGDQRARVVDFNPATGKNDFLRMFPQPQGLGKGGFRTLHPETTLGAVFNQRRIEHMDQEGVDVQVIYGTLNLIFSSILDKDFAIALCKAYNNYMADDCRKYGDRLKPIGVLPLQDVNEAVAEMHRCINELGMIGVAVAPNMPIPHPKAPDAFPDIRSCKTISHPDFRPILQAAVDLDIALGIHGGPGSYMVGGISDYTETFVLTHIFVQRNQQQLALARMVFDGAFEQFPTLRVGFLEGGCGWLPDLAHAFHEHWEKRIRDFDPKNPYRPSLMEFTKLLIQERGSNNVNIISQAKNLFDLMWNAQNDPTKIDDASLYEHYDLRHRDPLEYFERGQIFTSFESDDPGPAYLPVAMGEIGKHLACFSGDYGHWDGVLKNCVKDAAEVTNYDRQHLELLLGGNALALYGERLRQSLPANQMVHA is encoded by the coding sequence ATGTACGACGGCTTACTGGTAATTGATGCTGATGCTCATAAGATAGAAAATCCCCTAATTATGCGGGATTATTTAGAACCACAGTATCGTGACCGGCTCGGTTTAGTGGTGGATAGCCTCGGTGATCAACGGGCAAGAGTCGTAGACTTTAACCCAGCCACCGGCAAAAATGACTTCTTGCGGATGTTCCCCCAACCGCAGGGTTTAGGCAAAGGCGGCTTTCGCACCCTCCATCCAGAAACAACCCTAGGCGCTGTGTTCAATCAGCGCCGGATTGAACACATGGATCAAGAAGGTGTTGATGTCCAAGTAATCTACGGCACCCTGAATCTAATCTTCTCCAGCATTCTGGATAAAGATTTTGCAATTGCGCTGTGCAAAGCTTACAACAACTATATGGCCGATGATTGCCGCAAGTACGGCGACCGGCTCAAACCGATTGGTGTTTTACCGCTTCAAGATGTCAATGAAGCAGTCGCAGAAATGCACCGTTGTATCAATGAATTGGGCATGATTGGCGTTGCCGTTGCCCCCAATATGCCGATCCCCCATCCTAAAGCACCCGATGCTTTCCCAGATATCCGCTCTTGCAAAACCATTAGCCATCCTGACTTCCGCCCCATTTTACAAGCCGCAGTAGATTTGGATATTGCCCTTGGCATACACGGTGGACCCGGTTCCTATATGGTGGGCGGGATTTCTGACTACACTGAAACGTTCGTCCTCACGCACATTTTTGTACAGCGAAATCAGCAACAATTAGCCCTAGCGCGGATGGTGTTTGATGGGGCTTTTGAGCAATTCCCCACCCTGCGAGTTGGCTTCTTAGAAGGCGGTTGTGGTTGGCTGCCAGATTTAGCCCATGCTTTCCACGAACACTGGGAAAAACGCATTCGCGACTTTGATCCCAAGAATCCCTATCGCCCATCGTTGATGGAGTTTACCAAGCTGCTCATTCAGGAACGCGGCAGCAATAATGTCAACATTATTTCTCAGGCGAAAAACCTATTCGATTTAATGTGGAACGCTCAAAATGATCCCACAAAAATCGATGATGCCAGCTTGTACGAACACTACGATTTGCGTCACCGTGATCCCCTGGAATATTTTGAACGGGGTCAAATCTTTACCTCCTTTGAATCTGACGATCCAGGCCCAGCTTATTTGCCGGTGGCGATGGGTGAAATTGGCAAGCACTTGGCTTGTTTCTCAGGCGATTATGGTCACTGGGATGGTGTTCTGAAAAATTGCGTCAAAGATGCGGCTGAGGTGACAAATTACGACCGGCAGCATCTCGAATTGCTGTTAGGTGGCAATGCCTTAGCGCTGTATGGCGAACGTTTGCGTCAATCTCTGCCGGCAAACCAAATGGTTCACGCCTAA
- a CDS encoding B12-binding domain-containing radical SAM protein, translating into MRVLLLYPLFPKSFWSFEKTLELVGRKAMLPPLGLATVAALLPQEWEFKLVDRNVRAVTEAEWEWTEIVIISAMIVQKPDFIAQIEEAKRRGKLVAVGGPYPTALPKEANAAGADFLILDEGELTLPMFVEAIQKGEVSGTFRATEKPDVTSTPIPRFELLDFEAYDNMSIQFSRGCPFQCEFCDIIVLYGRKPRTKSPEQLLAELDRLYELGWRRSVFMVDDNFIGNKRNVRLLLNELKTWMIERNYPFHLNTEASIDLAQDPELMQLMVECNFNAVFLGIETPDEESLAFTKKFQNTRDPLSESVEAITRTGLRVMAGFIIGFDGEKPGAGERIVRFVEQTAIPTALFSMLQALPDTGLWHRLEKEGRLHGKTTAINQTNLMNFVPTRPIETIAREYVDAFWQLYDPMTFLNRTYRHFLMLGVPKHHAPTRPPSWVNVKALLTVCWRQGFVRHTRWQFWRNLFGIIRHNPRVWDGYLAICAHSEHFIEYREIVREQIEAQLAEYLASEAGAKTKIHQEARESAAA; encoded by the coding sequence ATGCGAGTTTTACTCCTCTATCCCCTATTTCCAAAAAGTTTCTGGTCATTTGAAAAAACCTTAGAACTGGTGGGACGAAAGGCAATGCTGCCGCCATTGGGATTGGCGACAGTCGCGGCACTTTTGCCTCAAGAATGGGAGTTTAAGTTAGTTGATCGTAATGTTCGGGCAGTAACAGAGGCTGAATGGGAATGGACTGAAATTGTGATTATTTCAGCCATGATTGTTCAAAAGCCAGATTTTATTGCTCAAATTGAGGAAGCAAAACGACGGGGCAAATTAGTCGCAGTGGGTGGCCCTTATCCAACGGCATTGCCCAAAGAAGCGAATGCTGCCGGTGCAGATTTTCTGATTTTGGATGAAGGCGAACTCACCCTACCGATGTTTGTTGAGGCGATTCAAAAAGGTGAGGTTTCAGGAACTTTCCGCGCCACAGAAAAGCCTGATGTAACTTCAACGCCAATCCCGCGCTTTGAGTTGCTGGATTTTGAAGCCTACGACAATATGTCAATCCAGTTCTCTCGCGGCTGCCCGTTTCAGTGTGAATTTTGTGACATTATTGTTCTCTACGGTCGCAAACCTCGGACAAAATCTCCAGAACAACTTTTAGCTGAACTTGACCGGCTTTATGAATTAGGCTGGCGACGCAGCGTTTTCATGGTAGATGACAACTTTATTGGCAACAAACGCAATGTCAGATTGTTGCTAAATGAGTTGAAAACCTGGATGATAGAACGTAACTATCCATTCCACTTAAATACCGAAGCATCTATTGATTTAGCACAAGATCCAGAACTGATGCAATTGATGGTTGAGTGCAACTTCAATGCTGTCTTTTTAGGGATTGAAACGCCTGATGAAGAAAGTTTAGCGTTTACCAAAAAGTTTCAAAATACAAGAGATCCGCTTTCAGAATCTGTAGAGGCGATTACGAGAACCGGCTTGCGGGTAATGGCCGGCTTTATTATTGGTTTTGATGGCGAAAAACCGGGTGCCGGTGAACGAATTGTCCGGTTTGTTGAGCAAACAGCAATCCCCACCGCATTGTTCAGTATGTTACAGGCACTCCCTGATACCGGACTGTGGCACCGGCTAGAAAAAGAAGGCCGGTTGCATGGCAAAACCACGGCTATCAACCAAACCAACTTAATGAACTTTGTGCCGACGCGTCCCATAGAGACAATTGCCCGTGAATATGTCGATGCGTTTTGGCAACTATACGACCCTATGACATTTTTAAATCGCACCTACCGTCATTTTCTAATGTTGGGCGTTCCCAAGCATCACGCCCCTACAAGACCGCCGAGTTGGGTTAATGTTAAAGCACTGCTAACTGTCTGCTGGCGGCAGGGTTTTGTTCGCCATACTCGCTGGCAGTTTTGGCGTAATTTGTTTGGTATCATCCGGCACAATCCTCGTGTCTGGGATGGCTACTTAGCGATTTGCGCCCACAGCGAACACTTTATAGAATATCGCGAAATTGTGCGTGAACAAATTGAAGCTCAACTGGCTGAATATTTGGCTTCTGAAGCTGGTGCTAAAACGAAGATTCATCAAGAGGCGAGAGAATCAGCAGCAGCTTAA
- a CDS encoding DUF4870 domain-containing protein codes for MNDLDKRKLFSALCHGAIFFSAALVSIGVPIAILFVSDDPVVKDNAKESLNFHINLYIYAAIFGLLSIVLIGIPLLILLGIASFVLPIMAIIEVLGNPDRPYRYPFIYRLIS; via the coding sequence ATGAATGACTTAGACAAGCGGAAGCTCTTCTCTGCGCTATGTCATGGAGCGATCTTTTTTAGCGCTGCACTAGTCTCTATTGGCGTACCGATTGCGATTTTGTTTGTATCGGACGATCCGGTAGTAAAAGATAATGCTAAGGAATCCTTAAATTTTCACATTAACCTTTATATTTATGCAGCTATCTTTGGGCTGCTGAGTATTGTCCTGATTGGGATTCCACTGTTAATTCTGTTAGGTATTGCCAGTTTTGTCCTCCCGATTATGGCTATTATCGAAGTTCTGGGCAATCCCGACCGGCCTTATCGCTACCCATTTATTTATCGCTTGATCTCATAA
- a CDS encoding DUF4870 domain-containing protein: protein MDKRKLLSALSHGAIFFSTTIVSVGIPIAVWFVSDDSVVRENAKESINFHINVWFYGAIIAALTFLTFGLLGLILAPIGYLIHWGLTVLALLQVFGNSDQPYRYPFIFRIL from the coding sequence ATGGACAAACGAAAGCTTTTATCAGCACTGTCTCATGGGGCGATATTTTTCAGCACTACGATTGTGTCTGTTGGGATACCCATTGCAGTTTGGTTTGTATCGGATGACTCGGTTGTGCGAGAAAATGCCAAAGAATCGATCAACTTCCATATTAACGTCTGGTTCTATGGAGCCATTATTGCAGCGTTGACTTTCCTGACTTTTGGGTTACTGGGCTTGATTTTAGCGCCTATCGGATACCTTATTCACTGGGGGCTAACGGTTCTAGCACTCTTACAAGTATTTGGAAATTCTGACCAGCCTTATCGCTACCCGTTTATTTTCCGCATTCTCTAA
- the prfC gene encoding peptide chain release factor 3 — protein sequence MTTELQTELLAAVDQRRNFAIISHPDAGKTTLTEKLLLYGGAIHEAGAVKARRAQRHATSDWMAMEQQRGISITSTVLQFEYRGRQINLLDTPGHQDFSEDTYRTLAAADNAVMLEDAAKGLEPQTRKLFEVCRMRSIPIFTFFNKLDRPGREPLELLDEIEKELGLATYAVNWPIGMGDRFKGVYDRRTQQIHLFERSAHGSREALDTAIALGDPRLEELLEKDLYYQFKDELELLDGVGSELDLEQVHAGKMTPVFFGSAMTNFGVQLFLDSFLDYALKPGSHKTSVGDLPPTHPEFSGFVFKLQANMDPKHRDRVAFVRVCTGKFEKDMTVNHARTGKNVRLSRPQKLFAQDRESIEEAYPGDVIGLNNPGVFAIGDTIYTGQKLEYEGIPCFSPELFAYLKNPNPSKFKQFRKGVAELREEGAVQIMYSADEAKRDPILAAVGQLQFEVVQFRMQNEYGVETLLEMLPFSVARWATGGWEALQKVGRLFNTVTVKDSWGRPVLLFKNEWNLHQVEADHPGLKLKATAPVVAGQEPESL from the coding sequence ATGACCACAGAACTGCAAACCGAACTTCTAGCAGCGGTTGATCAGCGCCGCAACTTTGCCATTATTTCCCACCCCGATGCCGGTAAAACCACGCTTACAGAAAAGCTGCTGCTGTACGGGGGTGCAATTCACGAAGCCGGTGCTGTAAAGGCACGCAGAGCGCAGCGTCATGCGACTTCAGACTGGATGGCAATGGAGCAACAGCGGGGCATTTCCATCACTTCCACAGTATTGCAGTTTGAATATCGAGGCCGGCAGATTAACCTGCTAGACACCCCCGGACACCAAGACTTCAGCGAAGACACCTATCGCACCCTCGCCGCCGCAGACAACGCCGTGATGTTGGAAGACGCCGCCAAAGGGCTAGAACCACAAACACGCAAACTGTTTGAAGTGTGCCGGATGCGTTCCATTCCCATCTTCACCTTTTTTAACAAACTTGACCGGCCCGGACGTGAACCGTTAGAACTGCTAGACGAAATTGAGAAAGAACTGGGTCTAGCAACCTATGCAGTAAACTGGCCGATTGGGATGGGCGACCGCTTCAAAGGCGTCTACGACCGGCGCACCCAGCAAATTCACCTGTTTGAGCGCAGCGCCCACGGCAGCCGTGAAGCGCTCGATACAGCCATCGCTCTAGGCGATCCTCGCCTCGAAGAATTGTTAGAAAAAGACCTTTATTATCAATTCAAAGATGAGTTAGAGCTGCTGGATGGAGTGGGTTCAGAATTAGATTTAGAACAGGTTCATGCCGGCAAAATGACCCCAGTTTTCTTCGGCAGCGCCATGACCAATTTTGGCGTGCAGTTATTCCTCGACTCGTTCTTAGACTACGCTCTCAAACCCGGTTCACACAAAACTTCTGTCGGTGACCTTCCCCCGACTCATCCAGAATTTTCTGGCTTTGTGTTTAAATTGCAAGCGAATATGGACCCGAAACACCGAGATCGGGTCGCATTTGTGCGCGTCTGCACCGGCAAGTTTGAAAAAGACATGACGGTGAATCATGCCAGAACCGGCAAAAACGTGCGCCTCTCCCGCCCGCAAAAACTTTTCGCCCAAGATCGCGAATCCATTGAAGAAGCCTATCCGGGAGATGTGATCGGGTTAAATAATCCAGGCGTTTTTGCAATTGGCGACACAATTTATACCGGCCAAAAACTTGAATATGAAGGCATTCCCTGCTTTTCTCCGGAACTCTTTGCTTACCTGAAAAATCCCAACCCTTCTAAATTCAAGCAATTCCGCAAAGGCGTTGCCGAGTTGCGCGAAGAAGGTGCGGTGCAAATTATGTATTCCGCAGATGAAGCAAAGCGCGATCCAATTCTCGCCGCCGTAGGCCAGTTGCAATTTGAAGTCGTGCAGTTTCGGATGCAAAACGAATACGGGGTAGAAACCTTGCTGGAAATGCTGCCCTTCTCCGTGGCCCGTTGGGCGACCGGCGGCTGGGAAGCATTACAAAAAGTCGGGCGGCTGTTTAACACAGTCACCGTCAAAGATAGCTGGGGAAGGCCGGTTTTACTGTTTAAAAATGAGTGGAATTTGCATCAAGTAGAAGCAGATCACCCAGGGTTAAAACTGAAAGCCACAGCGCCGGTGGTTGCCGGCCAGGAACCGGAATCTTTGTAA